A portion of the Segatella copri DSM 18205 genome contains these proteins:
- a CDS encoding outer membrane beta-barrel family protein has translation MLDFKVKRFVGIIFHLILAQISLAQTGIANQNFGKDTLQLREVVVRATRPLAKLNSEGFVTEVKGTVLEKLGFAKDIMGMLPGVLNNNGSIEVFGKGKPVFYINGHIVRNNIEVEQLKANQIDKITVITNPSSRYASTVGSIIKITTIKKVGDGFSFDNIATFGYRNYMYGKDNLDLNYRIDNLDVFGTLGFEKGKNTNSSKNVQNSWLSSHHQQNTAMKSTQHSNLIDGKWGFDFSSSPKLSFGAFYQVSYAPTKTNSSIMSSLYSNDVIESETSAYKDIKLRDLEHLLDGYCHGVWGKWNLEMTFDLMWKKTRENQNVIEQTGINQNFGIKDVGHARLMATELYASHPFLKGNFSFGVDFTNSSREENSESENSIMAGENNKIQELNMAYYVETMQHLGNVTFRIGGRYEHVNSEYFIGGRKNHEQSHVYDKFFPTASLSLPIGKTMVQLSYSKQCYRPLYSQLSNTVHYVNKYLYQSGNPYLQPSYSDNISLNLRYRWLALTANYKKVRNQIITSYTYYDDAKTIALLRKENSRNCLSNLQIMASFMPGFLWKCYYPVLACGVVSQFYKIDYRGNIKHVDNPLVVVKFNNIFKFHNNYMATVNYSWRSEGNSENIKMGSVGQINLSLAKDLSEKWNVKLSANDIFNTARKNTFTIFSGMNDVYIEKAASVRAVECIVRYKFNTVKTKYKGKGAGKKEMDRL, from the coding sequence ATGTTAGATTTTAAGGTAAAAAGATTTGTTGGTATTATATTTCATTTGATTTTAGCTCAAATCAGTTTAGCTCAGACTGGTATCGCTAACCAAAATTTTGGAAAGGATACTCTGCAATTAAGGGAGGTTGTTGTTAGAGCAACCCGCCCTTTGGCAAAGTTGAACAGCGAAGGCTTTGTGACAGAAGTCAAAGGTACCGTTTTGGAAAAACTTGGTTTTGCAAAAGACATTATGGGTATGTTGCCTGGTGTACTGAATAATAATGGTTCCATTGAAGTTTTTGGCAAGGGAAAACCAGTCTTCTATATCAATGGACATATTGTCCGCAATAATATAGAAGTTGAGCAATTGAAGGCTAACCAAATAGATAAGATAACAGTTATAACGAATCCAAGTTCACGTTATGCTTCAACCGTAGGTTCCATCATAAAGATAACAACCATTAAAAAGGTTGGGGATGGTTTCTCCTTTGATAACATCGCGACTTTTGGTTATCGTAATTATATGTATGGCAAAGACAATTTGGATTTGAACTATAGAATTGACAATTTGGATGTTTTTGGAACGTTGGGATTTGAGAAAGGCAAGAATACGAACTCTAGCAAAAATGTTCAGAATTCATGGCTCTCGTCACATCATCAGCAGAATACGGCTATGAAATCGACACAACACTCAAACTTGATTGATGGTAAATGGGGATTTGATTTTTCCTCATCTCCAAAACTCTCATTTGGCGCATTTTACCAAGTATCTTATGCTCCAACAAAGACCAATTCGAGCATTATGTCATCATTATATTCTAATGATGTAATTGAAAGTGAGACTTCTGCATACAAGGATATCAAATTAAGAGATTTGGAACATTTGTTAGATGGATATTGCCATGGGGTTTGGGGAAAATGGAATTTGGAAATGACTTTTGATTTAATGTGGAAAAAAACACGTGAAAATCAAAACGTTATAGAGCAAACTGGCATCAATCAGAATTTCGGAATAAAAGATGTTGGGCATGCTAGGTTAATGGCAACGGAATTATATGCGTCACACCCGTTTCTTAAAGGTAATTTTAGCTTTGGAGTAGATTTCACCAATAGTAGCCGTGAGGAAAATTCAGAAAGTGAAAATAGCATTATGGCAGGCGAGAACAATAAAATACAGGAGCTGAATATGGCATATTACGTTGAAACAATGCAGCATCTAGGCAATGTAACATTCCGTATCGGTGGTAGGTATGAGCATGTGAACAGTGAATATTTTATAGGTGGCAGAAAAAATCACGAACAGTCACATGTTTATGATAAGTTTTTCCCGACAGCTTCATTGTCTCTGCCCATTGGAAAAACCATGGTGCAGTTGAGCTATTCTAAGCAATGCTATCGTCCATTGTACTCTCAGTTGAGTAACACGGTTCACTATGTTAACAAATATCTCTATCAAAGTGGAAATCCGTATTTGCAACCATCCTATAGCGACAACATCTCTTTGAATTTGAGGTATCGCTGGTTGGCATTAACTGCTAATTATAAAAAGGTACGAAACCAAATAATAACATCATATACATATTATGATGATGCGAAGACGATTGCCTTGCTCAGAAAGGAAAATTCTAGAAACTGTCTGTCTAACTTACAGATTATGGCTTCTTTTATGCCCGGATTCCTTTGGAAATGCTATTATCCTGTATTGGCATGTGGTGTTGTCTCGCAATTTTACAAGATTGATTACAGAGGAAATATAAAGCACGTGGACAATCCTTTGGTTGTAGTTAAGTTCAATAATATTTTCAAATTCCATAACAACTATATGGCGACAGTAAATTACAGTTGGCGTAGTGAGGGAAATAGTGAGAATATTAAGATGGGGAGTGTTGGACAGATAAATCTTTCTTTGGCTAAGGACTTATCTGAAAAATGGAATGTCAAGTTGTCTGCAAATGACATCTTTAATACTGCCCGCAAAAATACTTTTACCATTTTCAGCGGAATGAATGATGTCTATATTGAAAAGGCTGCGTCTGTAAGGGCAGTGGAATGTATCGTAAGATATAAGTTTAATACAGTTAAAACAAAATATAAAGGTAAAGGGGCAGGGAAAAAGGAAATGGATAGATTGTAA
- a CDS encoding RNA polymerase sigma factor, giving the protein MITEENEQRMERLFHDHYEQMYRFAFALLHDNEEARDVVSDVFSRLWDKQQVPDRTYLMRSVKNACINLIARKKRDERLKRLLPLSEEKLTEEEPSRLEERWQAAVDCIDHDLTDQAASVIRLCYREGMSYSDYEVKEDGKHVGKVKYDDDESRTILGPVHEVDAMS; this is encoded by the coding sequence GTGATAACAGAGGAAAATGAACAGCGGATGGAACGGCTGTTCCACGACCATTACGAGCAGATGTATCGCTTCGCCTTTGCCTTGCTCCATGATAATGAGGAGGCGAGGGATGTGGTGAGCGACGTGTTCTCCAGATTGTGGGATAAACAGCAGGTTCCAGACCGGACTTACCTGATGCGGAGCGTGAAGAATGCCTGCATCAATCTTATAGCCAGAAAGAAGAGAGATGAACGACTGAAACGGCTTCTCCCTCTCTCGGAAGAGAAATTGACGGAGGAAGAACCTTCTCGTCTGGAAGAGCGATGGCAGGCTGCCGTGGATTGCATCGACCATGACCTGACCGACCAGGCAGCTTCCGTCATCCGACTGTGCTATCGGGAAGGAATGTCGTATTCTGATTATGAGGTGAAAGAAGATGGGAAGCATGTAGGCAAAGTGAAATATGATGACGATGAAAGTCGTACGATTCTAGGTCCTGTTCATGAGGTGGATGCTATGAGTTAG
- a CDS encoding DUF4160 domain-containing protein: MFGDDHNPPHFHVRYGDYEAIITIQDGIVKGELPKKVLKDVFKWMEIHQNELEMNWKRLQEGKEIIKIEPLK; encoded by the coding sequence ATGTTTGGAGATGATCACAATCCTCCACATTTTCATGTGAGATATGGAGACTACGAAGCCATTATTACCATACAAGATGGAATCGTAAAAGGAGAATTGCCTAAAAAGGTACTTAAAGACGTATTCAAGTGGATGGAGATTCATCAAAACGAACTTGAAATGAATTGGAAGCGATTACAGGAAGGCAAGGAAATAATAAAAATTGAACCTCTTAAATAA
- a CDS encoding DUF2442 domain-containing protein — MMVDIDLIRIVDVDYIKDYTMDLKFSNGETRRIDFLPLLKGNKREELKDMNKFIQFGLTHWTLEWYNGIDFAPDFLYKQGKKVA; from the coding sequence ATTATGGTTGACATTGATTTAATAAGAATCGTTGATGTTGATTACATTAAGGATTATACCATGGACTTAAAGTTCAGTAATGGCGAAACAAGACGCATTGACTTTCTCCCATTACTAAAAGGCAATAAGCGAGAAGAACTTAAAGACATGAATAAGTTTATTCAATTTGGACTTACCCATTGGACTTTGGAATGGTACAATGGAATTGATTTTGCCCCAGATTTCCTGTACAAACAAGGGAAAAAAGTGGCTTAA
- a CDS encoding nucleotidyltransferase family protein produces the protein MGKRDIMGKRAIIEALRHYFSTQPVQKAWLFGSFSRGEETKDSDVDIMVSLDKSKPIGLKFFGMWSDLEELLGRKVDLVSEGTLLPFAQESVERDKILVYERTK, from the coding sequence ATGGGTAAACGAGATATTATGGGTAAACGAGCCATCATAGAAGCTTTACGCCATTATTTCAGCACCCAACCCGTACAGAAAGCCTGGCTGTTCGGTTCTTTCTCCAGAGGGGAAGAAACGAAGGATAGCGATGTCGATATTATGGTTTCTTTGGACAAGAGTAAACCTATAGGTTTAAAATTCTTCGGCATGTGGAGTGATTTGGAAGAACTCTTAGGTAGAAAAGTTGATTTGGTCTCAGAAGGAACCTTACTTCCTTTTGCACAGGAATCAGTAGAACGTGATAAAATCTTAGTATATGAGAGAACGAAGTAG
- a CDS encoding HepT-like ribonuclease domain-containing protein, whose translation MRERSRDKNRLEHMLQAIERICRYTKGKNFEDFIADDMMYYAVVKNIEILGEASNMLTEEFRQAHPKTPWKQVNGMRNYSVHEYFQVDNNVVWDVITNDLPILEQQIKEYLTEEK comes from the coding sequence ATGAGAGAACGAAGTAGAGATAAAAACCGCCTAGAGCACATGCTCCAGGCGATAGAAAGAATCTGCCGATATACAAAAGGTAAAAACTTTGAGGATTTTATCGCAGACGACATGATGTATTACGCAGTAGTCAAGAACATCGAAATTCTTGGAGAAGCATCGAATATGCTAACTGAAGAATTTCGGCAAGCGCATCCTAAGACTCCTTGGAAACAAGTGAACGGCATGAGGAACTATAGCGTCCATGAATATTTCCAAGTTGATAACAACGTTGTTTGGGATGTGATTACAAACGACCTTCCGATATTAGAGCAACAAATAAAGGAGTATCTAACTGAAGAAAAATAA
- a CDS encoding outer membrane beta-barrel family protein translates to MKKWIMICACVAVFQTALAQRITRQYNNVSFSAALKDLNARQHKYTINFVYDELEDFRVTKSIRNQSVPDAIIQLIGFYPIRMTQMEDNIMVECMQKTTLRYKGRIIDESGNAAEYANITLLSPIDSTIVGHGVSNENGSFVIPCNSRKVLARITYVGYKTISRIYSNPEMGIIKLQPETMIIKGVVVKGERPQYKMSPGGVEVAVEHTLLSKMANTFDVLNLLPRVSVAGQKISVCGKGTPIVYINNKRVNDNNEIVNITPDNIKSISVITSPGAEYDAEVESVIRIRTKERRANGFSLRADAFGKYNKWMSDYELVSTRYQTKKFEIANSLWTGDSHFGEDNLLNTDINLPDKHYHNDQHFNSDTNNRFLSEKLSADYSLNDSNSIGGSYRYYGMLNGRTNSASQQDVFLNGVAQGSIGQNKVAKPHLGSHEAEIYYVGKIGQVGIDFNATYYTVNNRRSDESIESSKELGNQEVHSSNRQNSDMWAGKLVVNIPLWKGNVSLGTELSKTDSHGTFLNEEQLVPSTETDIHERNVAGFAQYELPLSKWTIGLGVRYENIIRDYFSGGVKQDDVSRRYSNFFPNLSLSWNKGNWNWQLNVNEKINRPSYRQLGNFMQFDNRFLYEGGNPTLQPEKVFNVEAMMTYKWLNVSAGYKYLKDVIEWTKYIYPGKEFAYSTSLNFNHKHLLYASVNVSPKLGIFRPRWGFYYKQQFFDTKKYGASKALSRPLLLCLLDNNFALSETMNAAISLNAATPNADGFLMMKSNYSVDLRFDKSFANRTWIIYLSANDIFKTTKERWTMYGLGAGTTKDCYYYTRSISLQVTYNFNAKRSKYKGTGAGNEEKSRL, encoded by the coding sequence ATGAAAAAATGGATTATGATTTGTGCTTGTGTGGCTGTTTTTCAAACCGCATTAGCCCAGCGCATCACCCGACAATATAATAATGTGTCGTTCTCTGCGGCGTTGAAGGATTTGAATGCCCGCCAGCATAAGTACACCATCAACTTCGTGTATGATGAGTTGGAGGATTTCAGGGTAACCAAGAGCATCAGAAACCAGAGTGTTCCCGATGCCATCATACAACTGATAGGATTCTATCCCATCAGGATGACGCAGATGGAGGATAATATCATGGTAGAGTGTATGCAGAAGACAACACTTCGTTATAAGGGACGTATTATAGATGAGAGTGGAAATGCTGCCGAATATGCAAATATAACCTTGTTGTCGCCCATTGATTCTACGATCGTAGGACATGGTGTGAGTAATGAGAATGGAAGTTTTGTCATTCCTTGTAATTCCCGGAAGGTGTTAGCCCGTATCACATACGTTGGTTATAAGACTATCAGCCGTATATACAGCAATCCGGAAATGGGAATCATCAAATTGCAGCCCGAAACGATGATTATCAAGGGAGTTGTAGTGAAGGGTGAAAGACCTCAGTATAAAATGTCGCCTGGAGGAGTGGAGGTTGCCGTAGAGCATACCTTGCTTTCTAAGATGGCAAACACTTTTGATGTCCTGAACCTGTTGCCACGTGTCTCTGTAGCTGGACAAAAGATATCCGTGTGTGGAAAAGGCACACCGATTGTTTATATCAACAACAAGCGTGTGAATGACAATAATGAGATTGTAAACATCACTCCCGACAACATCAAGTCGATTTCGGTGATAACAAGTCCTGGAGCAGAATATGATGCCGAGGTAGAATCGGTAATTCGTATCCGCACCAAAGAGCGGCGTGCCAATGGGTTCAGCTTGCGTGCAGATGCTTTTGGTAAATACAACAAATGGATGTCGGATTACGAGCTTGTCAGCACCCGGTATCAGACCAAGAAATTTGAGATAGCCAATAGCTTATGGACGGGGGACTCTCATTTTGGTGAGGATAATCTTCTGAACACCGATATCAATTTGCCCGACAAGCATTATCACAACGACCAGCATTTTAATTCGGATACCAATAACCGCTTCTTGTCGGAAAAACTCTCAGCCGACTATTCGCTCAACGACAGCAATTCCATTGGTGGCTCTTATCGCTACTATGGCATGTTGAATGGCAGGACGAATAGTGCTAGCCAACAGGATGTATTTCTGAATGGTGTGGCACAGGGTAGCATTGGGCAGAATAAGGTTGCAAAGCCTCACCTTGGTTCACATGAGGCAGAAATTTATTATGTGGGAAAGATAGGACAGGTAGGTATCGATTTCAATGCCACATACTATACGGTCAATAACAGACGTAGTGACGAGAGTATTGAAAGCAGCAAGGAGTTGGGCAATCAGGAGGTACATTCAAGCAATCGTCAGAATAGCGATATGTGGGCAGGCAAGTTGGTTGTGAATATTCCTCTGTGGAAAGGAAATGTTTCTTTAGGAACAGAGCTGTCGAAGACCGACTCTCATGGAACGTTCCTGAATGAAGAGCAGTTGGTGCCATCCACAGAGACGGATATCCATGAAAGAAATGTTGCTGGCTTTGCACAATATGAACTGCCCCTCAGCAAGTGGACCATTGGTCTTGGTGTGCGTTACGAGAATATCATTCGCGACTATTTCTCTGGTGGAGTCAAGCAGGATGATGTGAGCAGAAGATACAGCAACTTCTTTCCTAACCTCAGCTTATCATGGAACAAAGGTAACTGGAATTGGCAGTTGAATGTCAACGAGAAAATAAATCGTCCAAGTTATCGACAGTTAGGCAACTTCATGCAGTTTGACAACCGTTTCCTTTATGAAGGCGGAAATCCTACCTTGCAACCGGAGAAGGTGTTCAATGTTGAGGCAATGATGACATATAAGTGGCTGAATGTTTCCGCAGGTTATAAATATCTGAAGGATGTGATAGAGTGGACCAAGTATATCTATCCTGGAAAGGAATTTGCTTATAGTACGTCGTTGAATTTCAACCATAAGCATCTGCTTTATGCTTCTGTCAATGTTTCGCCAAAGCTTGGCATCTTTCGTCCTAGGTGGGGATTCTATTATAAACAGCAGTTCTTCGATACCAAGAAGTATGGTGCCAGCAAGGCATTAAGCAGACCTTTGCTGTTGTGCTTGCTCGACAATAATTTCGCTCTTTCAGAAACCATGAACGCGGCTATCAGCCTGAATGCAGCAACCCCCAATGCAGATGGATTTCTTATGATGAAGAGTAATTACAGCGTCGATCTGCGGTTCGACAAGTCGTTTGCCAATCGCACATGGATCATTTATCTTTCTGCAAATGACATCTTCAAGACTACAAAGGAACGTTGGACGATGTACGGACTGGGAGCGGGTACCACAAAAGACTGCTACTACTATACTCGTAGCATCTCCCTGCAGGTTACGTATAATTTCAATGCCAAGCGCAGTAAGTATAAGGGCACAGGAGCCGGCAATGAAGAAAAGAGCCGCTTGTAG
- a CDS encoding type II toxin-antitoxin system HicA family toxin codes for MKYSELYRKLKKAGCFLLRHGGRHDIWSNPANGKSAVVPRHGTGEVPQGTLKSIYQELGL; via the coding sequence ATGAAATACAGCGAGCTGTATCGGAAGTTAAAGAAAGCGGGGTGCTTTCTACTTCGTCATGGAGGCCGACACGACATCTGGTCCAACCCTGCCAATGGGAAGAGCGCAGTCGTTCCTCGGCATGGAACTGGAGAGGTGCCGCAAGGCACTCTCAAATCTATCTATCAAGAACTTGGGCTTTAG
- a CDS encoding TonB-dependent receptor domain-containing protein, producing MSQLKDEGISGAGERSSRLDFLHVPYDDLRLTCLLGYPRTSAPEPIFPKSKAQIATKIGFNYVFNEKHSIGATYNVNFLPNSTASWPTYQRVMKNGTELESISYDMKWDRKTPPAHYVNAYYRGEFGKWNVVFDNDLVVSQNKAVQNIKEQSSASGESNVNSTNKADNVMAASKLALSYPVGKGKLEGGGEFIYTDRKETYNNVEQIIASTDDHIRENKLAGFLTYYLPLGKIDLEAGLRYEHTVSDYYEKGIWIDGQSRRYDKLFPNASLSFPIGKANFSLDYTMKTRRPSYQELSSNMQYDDVFTYEKGNPLLKPEIIHDITFAGLYKWVYLNFSFQHINDFIVNTIDLQPGEGKPLNILTNVNRSHMNTYTAVLSLSPSIGIWSPRLSLVLMGQNFEMVHYGQMLKLNNPLLMTNWFNSFSISRGYILTADMIGHTSGDNTIATLKPSFQLNLGITKKFKQWTFQFQATDVFRTARNSMFTYGTSMLLDKWNYSDSQAVKLTISYRFNSVNSKYKGTGAGNEEKSRL from the coding sequence ATCTCTCAACTCAAAGATGAAGGGATTTCGGGCGCAGGTGAGAGGAGTAGCAGACTTGACTTTCTTCATGTACCGTATGATGATCTTCGGTTAACATGCCTGCTGGGCTATCCACGGACTTCCGCACCTGAGCCGATATTCCCCAAAAGCAAAGCACAAATTGCCACAAAGATAGGTTTCAATTATGTCTTCAATGAGAAACATTCCATAGGTGCTACTTATAATGTAAACTTTTTACCAAATAGTACTGCTTCATGGCCTACATATCAACGTGTAATGAAGAATGGGACAGAGTTGGAATCCATATCCTATGATATGAAATGGGATCGCAAGACGCCTCCTGCTCATTATGTGAATGCTTATTATCGGGGAGAATTCGGAAAATGGAATGTCGTTTTTGATAATGACTTGGTTGTTAGCCAGAACAAGGCTGTGCAGAATATTAAGGAGCAGAGTAGTGCTTCTGGTGAAAGTAATGTTAACAGCACAAACAAGGCGGACAATGTAATGGCTGCTTCTAAATTGGCGCTGTCTTATCCTGTTGGGAAAGGAAAGTTAGAAGGTGGTGGTGAGTTTATCTATACAGACCGCAAGGAAACTTACAACAATGTGGAACAGATAATAGCTTCTACAGATGACCATATCAGGGAAAATAAGTTGGCTGGATTCTTGACCTATTATCTTCCATTGGGAAAAATTGATTTAGAAGCAGGTCTGAGGTATGAACATACCGTTTCTGATTATTATGAGAAAGGAATCTGGATTGATGGACAAAGTCGTCGGTATGATAAATTGTTTCCGAATGCAAGTTTATCATTTCCGATAGGCAAAGCCAATTTCTCGTTGGATTATACGATGAAGACTCGTCGTCCGTCTTATCAGGAATTGAGCAGCAATATGCAATATGATGACGTCTTCACTTATGAAAAGGGAAATCCTCTTCTGAAGCCTGAAATTATCCATGACATAACCTTCGCAGGATTATACAAATGGGTATATTTAAATTTCAGTTTTCAACATATCAATGACTTCATAGTGAATACGATAGATTTGCAGCCGGGTGAAGGTAAACCGCTCAACATTCTAACGAATGTCAATCGTTCCCACATGAATACATATACGGCAGTTCTATCATTGTCGCCAAGTATAGGGATTTGGTCTCCTCGCTTGTCTTTGGTATTGATGGGACAGAATTTTGAAATGGTTCATTATGGGCAAATGCTCAAGTTGAACAATCCGTTGTTGATGACCAATTGGTTTAATTCTTTCTCTATTTCAAGAGGTTATATACTGACGGCTGATATGATAGGGCATACTTCTGGTGATAATACGATAGCAACCCTGAAGCCGAGTTTTCAGTTGAATTTGGGAATAACAAAGAAGTTTAAACAATGGACTTTTCAATTTCAGGCAACGGATGTCTTTCGTACAGCCCGTAACTCTATGTTTACCTATGGTACAAGTATGTTGCTCGATAAATGGAACTATAGCGATTCGCAAGCTGTTAAGCTAACTATAAGCTATCGTTTCAACTCTGTTAACAGCAAGTACAAAGGCACAGGAGCCGGTAATGAAGAAAAGAGCCGCTTGTAG
- a CDS encoding transposase produces the protein MARFFQTDGKYLNRVYKEHLSDFEDWDQKDHAAEWVLFAQNMGTHLSIDESMLHNDLFTFLSNKEGHGKRGTLIAAVKGTTIAEVAMRLMAIPEEKRLAVKEVTMDFSDSMMGIIKQVFPNAEIVIDCFHIMQLAGKGLEEMRMKLKRAAVTERNMQESKFKKLVQARRKARAYYAKNHKPKKSKNGKTLGRPRKRKNEKFQPEILANGETKVELLTHVRYPLLKSGNDWTDWQKKGMKILFELDNRIKTGYGLVCALRNIFKKKQSRKKAKKALHAWYKNIGRSHIRELIAVRDTIKEKEEYVLNYFNNRSTNASAESLNSKMKGFRAQVRGVADLTFFMYRMMIFG, from the coding sequence GTGGCGCGATTCTTCCAGACTGACGGTAAGTACCTGAACCGTGTCTACAAGGAGCACCTGAGTGACTTTGAAGACTGGGACCAGAAGGATCATGCCGCAGAGTGGGTGCTCTTCGCCCAGAATATGGGCACGCACCTAAGCATAGATGAGAGTATGCTGCACAATGACCTCTTTACATTCCTCTCCAACAAGGAAGGCCATGGTAAGCGTGGTACGCTCATCGCAGCTGTCAAGGGGACTACCATTGCAGAAGTGGCAATGCGACTCATGGCTATACCGGAAGAGAAACGTCTTGCAGTGAAGGAAGTCACGATGGATTTCTCCGACAGCATGATGGGCATCATCAAGCAGGTATTCCCCAATGCGGAGATTGTCATAGACTGCTTTCATATCATGCAGCTTGCAGGCAAAGGTCTTGAGGAGATGCGCATGAAACTCAAGCGTGCTGCCGTCACGGAGAGGAATATGCAGGAAAGCAAGTTCAAGAAACTTGTGCAGGCAAGACGCAAGGCGAGGGCATACTATGCGAAGAACCACAAACCAAAGAAGAGCAAGAACGGCAAAACCCTTGGAAGGCCGCGAAAGCGCAAGAATGAGAAGTTTCAGCCAGAGATACTTGCCAATGGTGAGACTAAGGTGGAACTGTTGACTCATGTACGCTACCCTCTGCTCAAGAGCGGCAATGACTGGACGGACTGGCAGAAGAAAGGCATGAAGATTCTCTTCGAACTGGATAACCGAATCAAGACCGGCTATGGTTTGGTCTGCGCATTGAGAAACATCTTCAAGAAGAAGCAGAGCCGCAAGAAGGCCAAGAAGGCATTACATGCGTGGTACAAGAATATAGGCAGAAGCCACATCAGAGAGCTAATCGCAGTACGTGACACTATAAAGGAGAAGGAGGAGTATGTATTGAATTACTTCAACAATCGTTCAACCAATGCTTCTGCAGAATCTCTCAACTCAAAGATGAAGGGATTTCGGGCGCAGGTGAGAGGAGTAGCAGACTTGACTTTCTTCATGTACCGTATGATGATCTTCGGTTAA